The following is a genomic window from Actinomycetota bacterium.
AACCGGCGTCATGAACCCCGGCAAGGTGCTGTAGCCCGTGGGGTGCGGAAATTCGTTCGTGCAGCCCGCCGATACTCATGCAGCAGCCGCCCATCAGGTCGCAGCGGTGCCCGGGTCGTTCCGGTGCCTCAAGTCGGAGGGCTCGGTGTGGACGATGCTGGTCGTAGTGCTTGGTGTAGCCCTCAGGACCTGCTCCAGATGCTCTCGGCCGACCATCGCAGCCAGTCCACTCACTCGGCGCGGACCGTGCCGATCCATCGCTCGGCGACGGCGTTCGCGTTGGCCGCCTGCACGGCGTGAGCACCACCTCGGCCTCCCCTGACCGGAACACGTCGTGAAGGCGCGGCAGAACTTCGCATCGTCCCCGCTCCTCCAACGTCAGCAGAAGATTACGGGCCTGCTGGGCGACCCAACCGCCTTCGGGGTTGGCGGTCACGCCGCCCAAGTGGACGTGTCGGGTGTCGAGTTCGAAAACGAACAGCCCATATAGCCGTCGCAGCCAGATGGTGTCGACGGTGAAGAAGTCGCAGGCGACGAGGGCGGCGGCCTGCTCGCGCAGGAATGCTCGCCACGTGGTGGTGGCCCGCCGTGGGGCCGGGTCCAGCCCGTAGCGGTGGAGCATGGAACGGATCGCGGTGGCCGAGACCTGCACGCCGAGTCGAAGGAGCTCACGCTTGATGCGCTGGTAGCCCCCAGCGCGGGTTCTCGCTGGCCAGGCGGATGATCAGTTGCTGGACGTCGGCATCCAGCTGCGGCCGGCCCGATGCACGGTGGGGAGCAGGATGGCCTCCGCAGTGGCGTTGACGGCAGTGCAACGCTACCGAGCTGCTGGGCGAACCTGCAGCTCACAGGCCGTATGGGGGTTTCCGTACCTACGGGCGGGGACAACCCGGACTGTTACCGCCCTAATTCGGTGAGGATCGGAGGCCAGCGGTCCCGCCATGGCGCCGCCGTCTCGAACGCCGCCGAGGCCCGCAACACCAGGGCATCGTCCAGCCGCCGGCCCACGATCTGCAGCCCGACGGGCAGGCCGTCCTCGGTGAACCCGGCCGGGACCGTCGCCGCCGGCTGACCGGTGAAGTTGAACGGGAAGGTGAACGACAGCCAGTAGAACGCATCCACCTCGCGCCCATCGATGGTCGCCGGCCCCTGCAATCCGTGCTCGAACGGCGCAACAGCAAGCGTCGGGGTCAGGAGCAGGTCGTAGGAGCGGAAGAACCGCCAC
Proteins encoded in this region:
- a CDS encoding amidase family protein, with product WRFFRSYDLLLTPTLAVAPFEHGLQGPATIDGREVDAFYWLSFTFPFNFTGQPAATVPAGFTEDGLPVGLQIVGRRLDDALVLRASAAFETAAPWRDRWPPILTELGR